Genomic segment of Myxococcus stipitatus:
CCACGACGTGAGGAGTCGCCCCTCCGCGATGTTCGCCTCCACCAGCAACCACGCCGCATGGCAGATGGCCGCCAGGGGCTTCTCCGCGCGGAAGAAGTCCCGCACCAACCCCACCATGTCGATGTCCAGGCGCAGCACATCCGGCGAGTAGCCTCCCGGAATCACCAGCGCGTCGAAGTCCCGCGAGCTCACGTTCCTCGCCGCCCGCTCCGGCGTGACGACCTCCCGCCCCTGCCTGCCCCTGACGGCCTGCCCCGCCTCCAGTCCAATCACCACCGCCTCGTGGCCTGCCTGCCTCACCTGGTCATAGGGGACGCGGAACTCCTCGTCCTCGAAGTCGTCGGCCAGGATGAACGCGATGCGCGCCATGAGACGTCTCCTTGTTCCTCGCGGGCGGGTTGTCCCGCCCGCTCAAGGTGCCCACGCGCCAGACGCCGACACAGCCTCGCCCGAGCAACCCGCCCGCCCGTCCGCCGGGCCGACACGGGCCCACCCCGCTCACGTCCGCTCCCCTGCCCTCGGCGCTGGCGTGGGAGCGCACCCACGGACATTAATCGCCCCATGCGCGCCTCTCGCCTGCTCGCCTCCGCCACCCTGGTGCTCGCCGTGTCCACCTCCGCCTGCCGCAAGAGCCAGGCCCAGGGCACCGCCTCCCCACAGGACTGCGTGCGTGTCGCGGATGACTGGGGCCCGGACGGCGCCGTGCCCTTCACCGTCGACGTCGTGGCCAAGGGCCTCGAAGTCCCCTGGGGCATCGCCTGGCTGCCCGGTGGCGACGCCCTCGTCACCGAGCGACCCGGTCGCATCCGCCTGCTGAAGGCGGGCGTCCTTCAACCCAAGCCCGTCGCCACCGTGCGCATCACCGAGGCCGCGGAGGGCGGACTGCTCGGCATCGCCGCGCATCCCGACTTCGCCACGAACCGTCAGGTCTACGTCTACGTCACCACCGACGCGAGCGGCCGCGACGAGAACCGCGTGGAGCGCTGGACGCTCTCCGAGGACCACACCACCGCGACGTTCGACCGGGTCATCTTCGGCGGCATCCCCTCCGCGACCTACCACGACGGAGGACGCCTGCGCTTCGGCCCGGACGGCATGCTCTACGCGGGCACCGGCGACGCGAGAGACCCCGACCGCTCCCAGAACGTGAGTGACTCCGCGGGCAAGCTCCTGCGCCTCACGCCCGAGGGCCAGGTGCCCCAGGACAATCCCTTTGCCGGCTCCCCCGCCTTCCTCACCGGCCTGCGAAACCTCCAGGGCTGGGACTGGAAGGATGCCACCACGCTGTACGTCACGGACCACGGCCCCAGCGGCGAGACGATGCGCCGAGGCCACGACGAGATAAGCCTCGCACGCCCGGGGGCCAACCTGGGCTGGCCCGGCATCTACGCGTGCGAGCTCCACGAAGGGCAGGTCACTCCCTCGCTCACCTTCGCGGACGCGATGCCGCCCGGGGGCGCCGCCCTCTACACGGGCACCTCCATCCCCGAGTGGAGCGGCTCGCTGCTCGTGGGCACGCTCGGCTCGCGACACCTGCACCGCGTGGAGTTCGCCTCGGACAACCCGGCGCGCGTGGCCCGTCACGAGGTGTACCTGCGCGACACGTACGGCCGCCTGCGCGAGGTGACGATGGGTCCCGACGGCCACCTCTACGTCACCACCAGCAACTGCGATGGCCGCGGAGACTGCGGGCCCCGGAAGGACCTCATCCTCCGTTTGAGGCGCTAGGACTCGAAAGCCTCTCGTGAAGGGGGAGTGACCGCGCGCACCCGTTCTGGAAGACTGCGCGCCGTGCACTTGGAGATGCCTCTCGTCATTGGATTGATGGTGGCTGCCATCGTCCTGGCCATCGCAGCCAAGCGGGCGAACATGCCCTACAACGTGGCGCTCGTCGTGGGAGGCTTGCTCATCTCGGTGGGCAACCTGCTGCCTGGCGTGCCGCCCCTCAACCCGGAGGTGGTGTTCCTCGTCTGCCTGCCGGCGCTGCTGTTCGAGGGCGGCATCATGGCGGACCTCAATGGCATCCGCGCCAATGCCTTGCCCATCCTCATCCTCTCCACGCTGGGCATGGTGCTAGCGATTGGCGCCACGGGCACCGCGCTGCACTTCCTGGTGGACCTGGCCATCTGGCCCGCCCTGCTGCTCGGCGCGCTGCTGTCCGTGACGGACACCGTCTCCATCCTCTACGCCTTCCGCCGCGCGCCCGTGCCGCCGCGCCTGTCCGGCATCATGCAGGGCGAGAGCCTCTTCAACGACGGCACGGCCCTGGTGGCCTACGCGGCCATCGCCAGCGTGGTGGCCGGAGCCGCGGCGCCCTCCCTTCCCATGCTGGCCGCGCGCGTGCTGCTCGCGTCCGCGGGCGGCGCGGTGGTGGGCCTGGCGGTGGGCATGCTGGGCGGCTTCGTCATCCGCCACACCGAGGACCCGCTCGCCGAAATCATGGTGACGACGGCCGTCGCGCTGGCCTCCTTCGTCGTGGCCGAGCAGCTCCACCTGTCCGGCGCCATCTCCGCCGTCGTCGCGGGCCTGGCCGTGGGCGTCGGGATGCGCAAGAACGTCTCGCCCCAGAGCCAGGTGGCCATCCACTCCTTCTGGGAGTACGCCACCTTCGGGGTGAACACCTTCCTCTTCCTCGCGGTGGGGCTCACCACGAAGCCGGAGACCTTGCGCGGCTACGTGCCGGAGACGCTCATCGCGGTGGCGTGTGTGCTGGCCGGGCGCGCGGTGGCCATCTACGGGCCCTTCCTGCTCTTGCGGCTCATCCGCCCCGCGGAGGCGGTGCCGCCTCGCTGGCAGCACGTCTTCATCGTGGGCAACATCAAGGGCGCGCTCTCCATCGGCCTCGCGCTGGGCCTGCCCGCGGCCACGCCGGGCCGGGAGAAGCTGGTGGCCATCGCCTTCGGCGTGACGCTGGTGTCGCTGGTGGGCCAGGGCTTGATGCTCACGCGCGCGCTCAAGTGGCTGGGCCTCTTCCGGCAGGACGAGGTGGCCCTGGCCATGTCCGAGCAGCGGGGCCGGCTCATCGCCAGCCGCGCGGCGCACCAGGAGCTGGCGGTGTTGCATGAGCAGGGGCTGGTGCCTCGGGCGGCGTATGACCACCTGCGCAGCGAGTACCAGGTGAACATCGCCCGCGCCGAGCGCGAGCTGCGGCGGCTCAACGAGCACCACCTCACGCAAGGGGCGCGAGACCTCATCGCGATGCGGCGCCGGCTCATCGACGCGGAGCGCACGGCGCTCCAAGGCGCGCGTCGCAGCGGGCTCATCCCGGAGGCGACGGCGGAGCACATGCTGGCGCAGCTGGATGAGCGGACGCTGAATCTGGAGAAGGTGCTGCACGGCGAGGAGCAGACGGTGGAGCCCGGGAGGAAGGCGTCGTGAAAATCGTCATCGCGGGAGGTGGACGGGTGGGCAGTGTGCTGGCCGCGCGTCTGGTGGCCGAAC
This window contains:
- a CDS encoding type 1 glutamine amidotransferase domain-containing protein, giving the protein MARIAFILADDFEDEEFRVPYDQVRQAGHEAVVIGLEAGQAVRGRQGREVVTPERAARNVSSRDFDALVIPGGYSPDVLRLDIDMVGLVRDFFRAEKPLAAICHAAWLLVEANIAEGRLLTSWPSLKTDLINAGARWVDREVVEDGHLITSRHPGDVWAFCEALLRQVAQGNSPRVDSPLLREELWAQPAMVH
- a CDS encoding PQQ-dependent sugar dehydrogenase; this translates as MRASRLLASATLVLAVSTSACRKSQAQGTASPQDCVRVADDWGPDGAVPFTVDVVAKGLEVPWGIAWLPGGDALVTERPGRIRLLKAGVLQPKPVATVRITEAAEGGLLGIAAHPDFATNRQVYVYVTTDASGRDENRVERWTLSEDHTTATFDRVIFGGIPSATYHDGGRLRFGPDGMLYAGTGDARDPDRSQNVSDSAGKLLRLTPEGQVPQDNPFAGSPAFLTGLRNLQGWDWKDATTLYVTDHGPSGETMRRGHDEISLARPGANLGWPGIYACELHEGQVTPSLTFADAMPPGGAALYTGTSIPEWSGSLLVGTLGSRHLHRVEFASDNPARVARHEVYLRDTYGRLREVTMGPDGHLYVTTSNCDGRGDCGPRKDLILRLRR
- a CDS encoding cation:proton antiporter, which encodes MHLEMPLVIGLMVAAIVLAIAAKRANMPYNVALVVGGLLISVGNLLPGVPPLNPEVVFLVCLPALLFEGGIMADLNGIRANALPILILSTLGMVLAIGATGTALHFLVDLAIWPALLLGALLSVTDTVSILYAFRRAPVPPRLSGIMQGESLFNDGTALVAYAAIASVVAGAAAPSLPMLAARVLLASAGGAVVGLAVGMLGGFVIRHTEDPLAEIMVTTAVALASFVVAEQLHLSGAISAVVAGLAVGVGMRKNVSPQSQVAIHSFWEYATFGVNTFLFLAVGLTTKPETLRGYVPETLIAVACVLAGRAVAIYGPFLLLRLIRPAEAVPPRWQHVFIVGNIKGALSIGLALGLPAATPGREKLVAIAFGVTLVSLVGQGLMLTRALKWLGLFRQDEVALAMSEQRGRLIASRAAHQELAVLHEQGLVPRAAYDHLRSEYQVNIARAERELRRLNEHHLTQGARDLIAMRRRLIDAERTALQGARRSGLIPEATAEHMLAQLDERTLNLEKVLHGEEQTVEPGRKAS